The sequence tgtcattgcctgaagggaatgatgattttgtgatttattgtgacgcatcaaagcaaggtctcggttgtgtattaatgcaacgaacgaaggtgattgcttatgcgtctagacaattgaagattcacgagcaaaattatacaactcacgatttggaattgggtgctgttgtttttgcattaaagacttggaggaattatttatatggggtcaaaattattatatataccgaccacaaaagtctccaacatatatttaatcagaagcaactgaatatgagacaacgcaggtggattgaactgttgaatgattacgattttgagattcgataccacccggggaaggtgaatgtggtagccgacgctttgagtagaaaggacagagaacctatacgggtaaaagctatgaatataattattggtactaaccttactactcaaataaaggaggcgcaacagggggttgtaaaagaaggaaagttgaagaatgagatacccaaaggatcagagaaacatcttaatattcgggaagacggaacccgatatagggctgctagaatttgggtaccaaggtttggagatgtgagagaaatggtacttaaagaagcacataaaaccagatattcaatacatcccggagcggagaagatgtataaagatctcaagaaacacttttggtggccgggtatgaaagccgatatcgctaaatatgtaggagaatgtttgacgtattctaaggagAATATTTCtaaattgctaaatatgtaggagaatatttctAGATCACAACTCATGTAaacatcatagacactctatatgcagtaatgttggagttagctatacagggttgaggttgattccaaaaatatacatactttgagttatgatctagcctgagagctgctaagagctgatcattggagtgtatatactaatagtacatacatctaaaagctgtgtattgtacgagtacgaatacgggtgcatacgagtagaattgttgatgaaactgaacgaggatgtaattgtaagcatttttgttaagtagaagtactttgatatgtgtcttgaagtctttcaaaagtgtaagaatacatatcaaaacacaacatgtatatacattctaatggagtcgttaagtcttcgttagtcgttacatgtaagtgttgttttgaaacctttaagttaacgatctcaattaatgttgttaacccaatgtttattatatcaaatgagatgttaaattattatattatcatgatattatgatgtatgaatatctcttaatatgatatatacattaaaatatcgttacaacaataatcgttacatataagtctcgtttcgtaattcttgggttagtagtcttgtttttacatatgtagttcattgttaacacacttaatgatatatttaaatattattttatcatgttaaatatagtgtatcaatatcttaatatgatacatatgtatttagtagacgttatcataacgataatcgttatatatatcatttcgagtttcttaacttagtaatctcatttcttatgtatatcacacattgttaatatacttagtgcgatacttactcatcataatcttatgtaaaccatatatatatgtctatatataccacaacatgtagtttttacaattttgtaacgttcgtgaatcgccggtcaacatgggtgatcaattgtctatatgaaacttatttcatttaatcaagtcttaacaagtttgattgcttaacacgttggaaacatttagtcatgtaaatatcaatctcaatatatatatatatatatatatatatatatatatatatatatatatatatatatatatatatatatatatatatatataaacatggaaaagttcgggtcactacactaatgtTATTAGCTTGTGAAATCTTTTTATACCTGATTCTTTTCAGCATTACAATAAGCTAATAGCCTCTATCACTTCTATAACGCAATCTGAATTTAAGAAAACACTTGAAGTCCAAAACAATATTTATCAGTAAAACAAAATATGTATTCATCAATCAAAACTTACTAAAATCATGAAATAGTCACGAAACAATTACAAAATGGTTGAAATTTGTACGTAATTttgtttatttgatattaatggtTGTACTCAAAACCTATTGATCTATCCATGTAAACtctaaacattatatatatatatatatatatatatatatatatatatatatatatatatatatatatatatatatatatatatatatatatatatatatatatatatatagcctcaCATTATATTCTGTCAACACGCTGCCTGCATAGACCAACAATTTAAGCCACACAATAATGTtttgattttattaataatttttataataatcacGAAAAAGTGTGTTACAGTTGCGAATCAAGATCTTTGTAACACCATCAATATCTTATAATGAATCTCATTTCATTCCAACAACATTAGTACACCATCTATATTAGATTTGTCAGTGTTCTATGTTCTAGTctttataatatattaactaaaggaGTTAAAAATAATACTACAACTATAACAGCTCAACTGGTGCTTGGCCTAGAGTAACCCACATGAACCTCATTGGAGGAAAATCAGATCATCCCCTTGTAGCATTCGCATCCAAGCCAATATAGACCCAAGTTTAAGCATTTATCTTGGGGTACGCCAAGTATAATTAAAGCCCACATTAACGATAAATGATCTAAATAAAATCATGTATCAATAAGCAGATAATTACATCCTCTCTAAAAGATCATATGGGTCTAAAATAGTCATTATGTATCAAAGCAGATCATACCTCTCACAGTAAAACTAATTTTCTTTTTGAAGTGAATAACCAGTTAAAATAGTTGCAAGAATAACGATTAAACTACATTTAGATACCTAACCAACCCTGAATCTATACCTATCTTACTACTTCAAACACACTTTAACTACTTCAAAGCTATTGTCAGCTCAATAGTTGCTACAGAAAGAATAGCAGGTCCTACAACTAATTCATCAAGACCATCAGTTAACTAACTTCATTCATGAAAGAGCAACATTCTATAAATTCAAAAAAAATGGACAATGCAAACTTGAATAAATAACCATGCAAAATTAACAAAACAAATGAAATTACAAATTTTATTTAAAATCTGGTGAAATTGATCACAAAACCTCTAATCTCAATTAACGTAAATGAAAGTATCAAGAAAACTTTGTCATTTGTTAACTTAAAGAACAACCACTATACATTTTTTGAAGCCAAGTATTAAATGTTCGGATGTTAAATCACAAGATCAAAACCTTGATTTTGTCTAATTTCACATCTTACAAAGCGTATCAAAAGCATATGTATTGGGGCACCAGAAGAAACCACAACATGTCCAAAATATTTTAGTTAATTTGCATTAATTCAATAAATCAGAATTTAAAAACTTACGTTGTCAAGTCCAAGAGGACCAAGTGATGTATTCACGTATTTGAGATTGATTGAGATAGCGTAACTGTAAGTTGTCTTCAAATATTCAATTGATAACTTTGATTGAAGACATCGATAGAAGAGATTGGTTATATTAAGTAATCGATTGAATGTATTAAGCAATCGATTGAACAAATCGATTAAAAAATCAATTACTTAACCGACTGGGAAATGACAATCATTGAAAAATCAATTGAGAAAATACATGTATTATATCTCTAACGATGTTTTTAGGAAAATCGATCAAGAACTGAGAAAAACAATCGCTTATGAATTAGGGTTCTTGAAGTAGCGGCAATCCTTTTAGCATATGTCTCGCGATGGAAGGGAAATTTTAAGGGATTTTAAAAGTGAGATTGGTTTAGGAGGGACTCTGAAAAAAATTAGATAAAATTTAGCCGCTGGATCACTAAATTTTTGAATTTTATAagcattagttttttttttttttttttttttttttttttaagctaatCCAATTAAAAGATAATGTTTTTCTTTaagttattataaaatataaaagataatccATTTTCATTTTGACTATTTAAATAATTTCGTTACcaaatattaataaaaaattaGTATCTCTACTTTTAAGTTGAAACTTCGTTAATTAATGATACTCCCACTTTTTATTAAAACTGATGAAAGAATACCATTTTTCATTAACATTGAGTAAAAAAGGTAAAAAAACTAAAACTTTCCACTTCTTCGATTTGATTTTTTAGATCATCTTTGGTCTCCGAAATTTGCTAGCAGCTTCTtgtataacaatatatataatacaataaagTTTTTCTTCCGTAAAAAGCCAATATATGAAACACGTCTACATTATATTTTTCGAGACATTTGTATAACATTCCTTGACATGTCTAAATAGCAAATTTTTTGATTATGTCAAAAAATATAAGAAATATGTCTACATAACAGGTCCCAAATACACACACTTTGGTATATTGATAGCTTCTTTTGCTAAAAGATACGAGTCAACACGACTACGTAACATAATTTAGCATGTCAACCTCATACACATATTTTTTCCCGCAAAAATATTATCATTTTCTCTTTATATTTAATATTGATTAAGAGTATTTCTTTAgtgtcacttaataataatgactaGAGTATACAtacgaatttttaaaattaataattttttaataattatttgttAATTATAATTAGTGATTAATATAGTGGTGGATGACAGTGGTCGGTGACAGTGACGGTGCTGGTGGATGttggtggtgagtggtggtggtggatgtTAGTTATGGGTGCTGTTGGTGgatgttggtggtggttggtggtggtagtggtggtgagtggtggtgagtggtgatggtggtgatggcgGTAGTGGCAATGAGCACCACCGAACCAACAAACCACCATTGGACCACCAAACCATCAACGAACCACCAAACCACCACCAGATCACCAAATCACCATCGAACCACCAGACCACCGAACCATCATCGAACCACAAAGCCACCATGGAAACACCATACCACGACTGGAACACCAATTAACCACCGAACTATCTTCGGACCAATGAACCACCACCGAGCTACCGAACCACCACCGGACCACCAGACCATCACCGACCACCGAAATATATACAACTAAAATATACAATTAGatcaaatataatattatatacaaaGTATTTAATATATCACCTTCCATATTAACAAACGAATattacagttatattaataattttttttaatataattatattaaatataaatgataaagttTTCTCTTATTATATTTAAATAACATGATATAAATATATTATCTTATGGATtaaaaagtattaattattaatacaattatattaactgaatagttatattaattgagtCAACAACAAACGCCGatatattggcgacttgactgttactcggagcctaaattgaacttcagccatgtttaaaacccatgaaaatctgattctactattttcatggcgtctcacattttttttccctttttttaACTAACTTATAGGTCGGAGGCCCatttggaagcaatctctctattcaTAGAACATTGAGATGGATAATTTTCTTTACTTTTGGAGTGCTACactttgggtggagaaatgacttctttcTATTCTAGGTTATGGGAGGGATTGTCTACATATTACCTCCTCCATACCCCACTTTTGTGAGattggttttgttgttgttgtattattatattaagtgtagacaaaatttcattcctcgtccctgaactttacatcaaatttgaatcaataaaatgacaaccaatattatctcttattattggatgtggattgtttaatatgcattttaggtgtttgataaaatgttcagctgacgaattTTTTAGTCAGAATCTGTGGTTCCACAggtaattaaactaaataactttagtatttacgttcacttaatacctaaaacatatcattaaactgtttcgtttaaacaaacctgtaatttcacgggtcatttcaatagtaatataatataatatatatgtatgtaaattaAGAAATATATGATAAATTTTCTTATTACTCGGTATTTCCTACTTAAATTGGCGGGATAGTTACCTCCACTTTTTAGTTTTTACTGATCCTTTTGCCAGCTCCGTTTTTAATTATATGACTCTTTCTAATTCCCACTTCTGACCCCGTTCTCTGTATTTTAGTTGGATTTCTTTTACACAATAAATTTTACTTACAAATCTCAAAGTCCACTCTCGCTGTCACGCACGAATGTTTACTCCAAATTAAGGTTTGTTTCTGCACCATAAACATATTTTTATGATTCTTGTAGTTGATTGCAGATTTGGGTAAGGTTTTAAATTTATAAGATTAgggtttttttagtttttgattaacCTTAAACATTTAATTGATACTCCTTATAATATTAACTAATGAAGTCAAAGTACTATTCAAATGTGAATCTTGTTTGATTATGCAATTAGCTGATTAATTGGGTAGATCTTTTGATTTCATTCAATTATATAACTATTTTTTTTACCACTATCCAGCAAACGATAGTGCGTTTCAAGCATAATCTTCGTATAATAATCGTGTTAGGGTGCCTTGCGACCGTATATTCAGTTGTATAAATAAAGGtataaaaaccaaaaaaaaaatttatttttaatcaATATAAGTTTAGGTTGTGAAGGAAAATTTTATATGAAAACAGTTCTATATTGAGCTTTTTACTTAGTCTGCTGCAGGTATATTtctttatatgtatgtatgtttataTCATTAtattgcatatgtatgtatatatatgtttatatcatTATATTGCATACAAGATGTTTTTCAAGCATAATATGAATCTGATTTGCTTTATTTTTTCTAGACTAAATTTATGGTCAATTGGtgttattacttatattaataagGTGTATATGAGGTACAGTGGTATCATGGAGCTTGCTTCAACCTACGGAATCAGAAACTTTATTTGTGAGGCAGCATACAGGAGATAACGGCTACTATCGGACCAACTACagtcaggttcgggtgcaacataGTGTTCGGACAATTAAATATTGTTGATATTCTTGCGATTGATTGTTCACGTAAGTATAActtttgcgtttttttttttttttttttttttatgatcttTAATAGTCTTTGTGTTTATGTTGCTTTGTACGGATTTAGTGTATCTGTTTATTGTCCCTTGAGTTTAGACTTTTCTGATGTGGCATTGGTGCTGGTACATTGTTGTAATATGTTTTGTGTGGTTTTAGTGATTGATTATTTTAATTGGTAATTTGTATTGTAAAATGCCAATATGGAAGATGATGGATGACCCGAGGTGTTGATGCTGCCAATAATAAGCCCTCCGCCAACAACAGACATGTTGTTGTGGTTGTTCCTGTCATTTGTGATCCAGTTAGTGGTTGTTCAGCCTTTAAGAATGTGGGAGCACATTACTGGATGGTTGTATATTTTTAATTTGTTTCTTATCTTCGTCATCGTTTATTCATTTTTATTGTTGTTTTTGACTGTTGTTTTTTCCCTATTTGCAGACCTGGTGAAATCTCGGTTAAATCCCATGGGAGAGATTCTGGATGATAGCAGGCATCCTTCACTACCATGTAACCTGCCTCTAATTCTTAACACCTCAGGTAATACGTTGGTACCTATTTTGTGAATCTTCATATGTTAATTGTGGTTGTAGGTAGCAGTGACTGTTGTTTCTTTGTTGTTTTTTTGTTGATATTATTGCTTCAGTGAATGTGTGCTTACCTACCTACTATTGTATAGATTTGGTTAAGGAGTATGTAACTGCTACAGTTTAATGCCAGCGTTTTTCTTTCTTATATAACAGTAGAACATGGATACCATATAACAAATGGAATCGGAACATCCACTTTCTAATTATTGCGCAGCGAAGCGCGCCTGACCTATTAACTTGTTCCAATTCATTTGCACAGAGAGTTAAATTGGTAAATGGGTCGAAATAGCCACAATTATTAAAGTCTACATGCTTTGTCATGGCATCTAATTTGTCCAGACACGGGTATGCAAAGTAGTTTTGCCATTCTGTACGTTTCTTCAATCAAATCCAAAAATTCTGCAGATTGATAGATCAATTGCTAAAGTGGTCATATGAAAACATATCCATTTCATACTAAATCAAATgcagattttattttatttattaagaaAATTCAGGTGATTACTTAATTGTAGCTCATCTCTACATTTAGGTAATACTCTCATTTCACTAAATGATTTATCATCTTTTTTGGTGTTCACAATATTAATGGCTTTTGGGCACACCAGGTGTGAACCTAGAAACAAATCGAGCTAAAGTTTTTCCACGTAGTAATAATTCATAAAGATCAGAAGTACCCAAGATGTTTTTGAACCGGGAAGCATTGTTCACAATCTTATTAACGGTTTGATGTTGTAATCGACACTTGACTTATGGCAAATGACTTTAACCCAACGTAAATAAATACATGATCTCTATATTTAAATAAGTCGCGTTGTGTTTTCACTTTTTGCAGATAGGATTGCTCTGGGAATCATCATATTCTTCATTGTTAATTGGCATTGGATTAAGTATTTCATCAGGAATCTTCATGAAAGGCGCCAAAGTCATGCAAGTGTTGAGTTATGCATCCCGGTATCCCTTGTTGTCCCTCCTTTTTCTGGTGGATGATTAAGACTTCACACCATTTATATTTTTTCTCCTTTGATTTTCAAATACTTTGTTATATTcaccaaaaatataaatataattttgttCGTCTTTAGTTTGAAAGAATTGCTCAAGAACAATCGTGGAAAAGCAGCTTATGCATGGAAGCCTATCAATAATGATTTTTGTGTATCAGGTAACTTTTTTTCACATTAGAACATTAACTTCGTATCGATATTTTGACAACTATATATACATCTTTAGGTGTTGTGCTTATCTTTGTAATCATTCTTTTATGAAGAGGCTAAATTGTTGCGATATTATATTGAAGAAGCTAATTACACGATCATCAATGGGTAATGTCTCTTCATTTGTAGATCATGGTTGTGCACATATcatatatattaacatttataaataCCACCTTATTACTCTTATGTTTCCTTAGGAAATGTTTCTCCACTAAAATagacactacaagaaaaatgctctTATAGGACCCCCAATTTGGTCCTATAATGTCACTTTATAGGACCTTTGTGCTTGATAGGACCTACCAATGGAGGTTGTATCTAACGCAGTCGTATAAAGTATAGAAACTAAATAGTGTCCCAAAGGGTAATAAGATCATGAAACCAATGATCAGGTCCTATAATATAGTCCTTAAAATACGTATTAGGAGACATTTTTTTTAAATTGAGACATATACAAGGCGTCCCAAAAAGTAAAAATAAATGACATAAGTACCAATAAAAGTGtcctaataaaaatttataattcgTTAGGACCAAAAATAAAAGTCCTATTGTAAAAAAATAGTACATTAGTACCAATAAACAGAGTCCTAATCTAACGATATACTAGTTTGGTACCAAGGGAAAAAGTCCTAATATGCGCAAATGTTACTTTATTACCACATAAAAGGTCCCAATATAATGATTTTTAAGGTTAGTACCACTAAAAAaagtcctaatatatatatatatatatatatatatatatatatatatatatatatatatatatatatatatgactatccggaaaattttgacttattttaaatcaaattcgataaatgatttcataattctgacacgataagcaaagcctgttaagttgaatctcaaaaatattGAACTGTGTTCAAGtactcaattaccctttgactatttccgatgattcacgaacaactgtttgtaaatagatttgtatatatataataacttaaaatacataaataaattattatatgatttagttgttagaattaattgtgtaaaataatatatgatataataaaacttattattaaaacgtatttatataaatatatgtaacttGAATATAATTGTTAAATGATAGAtgttaatttatattattaattaatataagagaaattactattattatatgtatgCATTCATGTACAGACATCAATCATGAACCGACTTTTTCATTTTTGTTTTTGTTCCAATACACCCATATCATCATTATCTTATCATCACTTTTCTCAACAATTACTTCTACTAGTGTTTTCTTTTTGTTTACTGTGTAGAATTAAGAGCATCACCTCACAATCCATCGATTAACTTGATGGCTAAACTGTTTAAATGAATGAATTCATTGTATAATGTGTTGTTTATTTCTAATTCACACGTTACAtattgtaagaatatatatatatatatatatatatatatatatatatatatatatatatatatatatatatatatatatatatatctttgtcaCTAGACCCACACCACTACCTTTACTTTAAGTTTTTATGCTTATCTTGCAAACTATCGATCACAATTGCTAAACTGATACTACTATTTAACTGTTATTAATTAGtcttatttctttttttattaGACCCACAAACAGTCACTTTCTCTAACTACTACCACTTTCTTTTTGGATTTCACCTACACGTTCTTAAATTctatcaatttaatatatataaatttctatTAGATTAGATTTGTATCTATATGTAAGTTGAATAGGGATGGAAAAGAAAACAGATATATTACCCCATTGACTTATATACCTCTTCATCCCCACATACTTGTCTTCTATATTCTTTTGCTCGACAAATCCATAACCCATCACCTTTTACACGTTACCTACATAATATACTCtgtaatatataaattaaacaatgatGTCGGCACAATAAGTTCAAGAAAAATATCACGGGTTTGGTTATTTTTGTCTTACTACCTACACGTAAAACGAAAGAAATAAGTTGGGACTTATTGGTTATACATGTGGGATTTAAAtgttaacataaata comes from Rutidosis leptorrhynchoides isolate AG116_Rl617_1_P2 chromosome 4, CSIRO_AGI_Rlap_v1, whole genome shotgun sequence and encodes:
- the LOC139843586 gene encoding uncharacterized protein isoform X1 encodes the protein MLPIISPPPTTDMLLWLFLSFVIQLVVVQPLRMWEHITGWLYIFNLFLIFVIVYSFLLLFLTVVFSLFADLVKSRLNPMGEILDDSRHPSLPCNLPLILNTSDRIALGIIIFFIVNWHWIKYFIRNLHERRQSHASVELCIPFERIAQEQSWKSSLCMEAYQ
- the LOC139843586 gene encoding uncharacterized protein isoform X3, giving the protein MGEILDDSRHPSLPCNLPLILNTSDRIALGIIIFFIVNWHWIKYFIRNLHERRQSHASVELCIPFERIAQEQSWKSSLCMEAYQ
- the LOC139843586 gene encoding uncharacterized protein isoform X2, translating into MIAGILHYHIGLLWESSYSSLLIGIGLSISSGIFMKGAKVMQVLSYASRLKELLKNNRGKAAYAWKPINNDFCVSGVVLIFVIILL